In one window of Henckelia pumila isolate YLH828 chromosome 1, ASM3356847v2, whole genome shotgun sequence DNA:
- the LOC140894356 gene encoding uncharacterized protein, with product MAGGSLKRKRGAAESFLEGKVKWREKWWRRMSVAARSMVDAASGGVFVDKTPRDARNLIENMAVNSQEWTKCEGLWNLHARRHATNMFPTLQEETVEQVNASGGFPRPPQRNYDPYSNTYNPGWKDHSNLRYGNPLMNQSASQVHPNNKAYRPPYPPQPQSPQIPTLEAQNSSSLPSQTLPNPKENVSGVTLQSVKELKVREEVVQAPVQNEDEEESRKNENEPIQRDISKVKFPPLSEYKPVGPSSLALKESRKGEGIKEFYDTFRRCGGCQKVELGEQVSAVIQRKTPAKCKDPVPLNENTIFIQMADRSTIYPRGVLEDVLMKVSETSQNFLHIKQKENPWEKADVIKRRGPTRKSKERKHGPKFTVKMLKWVKVDKVIIYEPP from the exons ATGGCCGGCGGCAGTCTGAAGAGGAAGAGAGGGGCGGCCGAGAGCTTCTTGGAGGGAAAAGTGAAGTGGCGTGAGAAATGGTGGAGGAGGATGAGTGTGGCGGCTAG GAGCATGGTGGATGCggctagtggaggagtttttgtggacaaaacaccaCGAGATGCAAGGAACTTAATCGAGAATATGGCTGTTAATTCTCA ggaatggacaaaatGTGAAGGTTTGTGGAATTTGCATGCAAGGAGACATGCAACTAACATGTTTCCCACACTGCAAGAGGAAACGGTCGAGCAAGTCAATGCATCAGGAGGATTTCCAAGGCCACCACAACGGAATTATGACCCTTACTCGAACACGTACAAtccaggttggaaggatcattcAAACCTTAGATATGGCAATCCTTTGATGAATCAGTCTGCATCTCAAGTGCATCCGAATAATAAAGCATATAGGCCGCCATACCCTCCACAACCACAGAGCCCTCAAATTCCAAC GTTGGAGGCACAAAATTCTAGCAGTCTACCATCTCAGACATTGCCTAATCCGAAAGAGAATGTAAGTGGAGTCACTTTGCAGAGTGTAAAGGAGTTGAAGGTTCGTGAAGAAGTGGTGCAAGCACCAGTACAGAACGAGGATGAGGAGGAATCCAGGAAGAATGAGAATGAGCCAATTCAGAGAGACATATCAAAAGTTAAGTTTCCTCCCCTTTCAGAGTATAAACCCGTAGGCCCCTCTTCCCTTGCATTGAAGGAGTCTAGGAAGGGTGAAGGTATTAAGGAGTTTTATGacacttttcgtagatgtggg GGATGCCAGAAAGTAGAACTAGGAGAACAGGTTTCTGCTGTGATTCAGAGAAAGACgcccgcaaaatgcaaggatccag TGCCCTTGAATGAAAATACAATTTTTATCCAGATGGCTGATAGGTCTACTATTTATCCAAGGGGTGTGTTAGAGGATGTTCTTATGAAA GTATCTGAAACGAGCCAAAACTTCCTCCATATCAAGCAAAAGGAAAACCCATGGGAAAAAGCAGATGTCATCAAGAGACGGGGACCGACAAGAAAATCGAAGGAGAGAAAGCATGGACCGAAGTTTACTGTGAAAATGCtcaagtgggtgaaggtggaTAAAGTTATCATATATGAACCACCATGA